In Bradyrhizobium guangdongense, the sequence TGACGCAAGGATTGCCCATCAGCGTCCACAGCCTGTTGTAGCGAGGCGAACCGGTCGAGGCGAGCTCCTTGGCCGGCGCGGTACCCGGCGCGGAATAAGTCAGCAGCACGTCGAACCCTTCGAACAGTTCGCCGAGTTCGCGGCGGCCGCGACGCGCGATGCGGCGGGCGTCGTCGTATTCCTTCGGCGTCAGCCCGACGGTCTCGTCGAGGCTGGCGCGCAGCATCGGCGCGATCTCGTCGTGATGCTGGTCGTACTCCCAGGCGAGCGCGCGATGCGCTTCAAAATCCTGGATGATGGGATGGATGCGCCAGGCTTCCTTGACCGCCTCGGGCAAATCGATGGTGTGCACGCTGGCGCCGGCCTTCTCGGCCGCCTTGATCGCAGCCAGCAGTCCCTCTTCGGCCGCCGGCTCCACGGCCTCGGCGAACTCCTGCCTGACCACGCCGATGCGCGGCGACTTCGCCGGGACTATGTCGGAGAACTCCGTCCGGCCGGTCATCGCCAAAAGGCCGCGCGCGAGATCTTCCGCGCGCGACCCGAACAGGCCGACCGTGTCGAGCGCCCACGAATAGCATTTCACGCCGACCGTCGGCAGCATGCGGAACGACGGCTTGATCGCCGCAGCCCCGCAATAGGCGGCGGGCCGGATCACCGAGCCGCCGGTCTGGGTCCCCAGCGCCAGCGGGATCATGCCGGCGCCAACGGCTGCCGCCGAGCCCGAAGACGAGCCGCCGGGCGTATGACCGGGATTGTGCGGATTGAGCGTCGGCGTCGGATCGCGCGAGGCGAAAGCCGTGGTCGTGGTCTTGCCGATGATGGTGGCCCCCGCCCGCTTCAGCATCATCACCACAGGTGCGTCGCTGCGCGGCTGCCAGCCGCGATAGATCTCCGAGCCCATCTCGGTCGGCATATCGGCGGTGTCGATGATGTCCTTGATGCCGACTGCGATACCGCGCAGCGGGCCGGCGGCTTGCGCCTTCGCAGCCTTGTCGTGCCGGACGAAGGCGCGGACGCCCTTCTCCCTGGCCTCGATCGCCGCGTGCGATTGCGCGATGGCGTCATCGGGCGAAAGCTCCCCCGCTTCGATGCGGCGCTGGAGGTCGGCAAGTGAGATCATGGCAAAATCCTTCTTATTGGCATCGCTTTTAGCATCGGGGCGAGACCGCGCAAGCGCACGTCCCTGTTGCCCACGCCCTCAGGTTGTTCCATGCTGCGCCTGCAAGGAGACGCCGTGGACGCTATCAATCCCAATGTGGAGCTGACCGAGCAGGAGCGGATCGACCGCCTGCGGCTGATCCGCTCCGACAATGTCGGGCCGCGCACTTTTCGCTCGCTGGTCGATCACTTCGGCACGGCGCGCGCCGCGCTGGAGCGGCTGCCCGACCTGGCGCGCCGCGGCGGTGCACAGCGATCCGGGCGCATCTGTAGCGTGGACGAAGCGAAGGCCGAGCTCGCCGCGAGCCGCCAATGCGGCATCGCCTGGCTCGCGCCCGAGGAGGACGGCTATCCGGCGCGTCTGGCGACGCTCGACGATGCCCCGCCGCTGCTCGCCGTGCGCGG encodes:
- a CDS encoding amidase, with protein sequence MISLADLQRRIEAGELSPDDAIAQSHAAIEAREKGVRAFVRHDKAAKAQAAGPLRGIAVGIKDIIDTADMPTEMGSEIYRGWQPRSDAPVVMMLKRAGATIIGKTTTTAFASRDPTPTLNPHNPGHTPGGSSSGSAAAVGAGMIPLALGTQTGGSVIRPAAYCGAAAIKPSFRMLPTVGVKCYSWALDTVGLFGSRAEDLARGLLAMTGRTEFSDIVPAKSPRIGVVRQEFAEAVEPAAEEGLLAAIKAAEKAGASVHTIDLPEAVKEAWRIHPIIQDFEAHRALAWEYDQHHDEIAPMLRASLDETVGLTPKEYDDARRIARRGRRELGELFEGFDVLLTYSAPGTAPAKELASTGSPRYNRLWTLMGNPCVNVPVMKIGGLPVGVQVIARFGNDPGALSAAWFLENALAKSG